In a genomic window of Salegentibacter salegens:
- the metF gene encoding methylenetetrahydrofolate reductase [NAD(P)H]: MKVSEHINRAKGETLFSFEIVPPQKGRNIQDLYNNIDPLMEFKPPFIDVTTSREEHVYIKKEDGLLERKITRMRPGTVGICAAIKQKYNVDTIPHVLCGGFTREETEYLLVDCHYLGIENVMALRGDAMKHQRYFEPTHGGNCFASELVAQIKDLGEGKYLNEVIESDNNADFCIGVAGYPEKHLESPSLQTDLKRLKTKIDAGADYVVTQMFFNNKAYFDFVDQAREAGITVPIIPGIKPIAVKRHLQLLPQVFSIDMPEELIRNVESCKNNAEVRKVGIEWAIAQSKELKAAGVPVLHYYSMGRSTNIQKIAEAVF; the protein is encoded by the coding sequence ATGAAAGTATCAGAGCATATAAACCGGGCAAAAGGAGAAACATTGTTTTCTTTTGAAATTGTTCCGCCGCAAAAAGGAAGAAATATACAGGATCTCTATAATAATATAGATCCGTTAATGGAATTTAAACCGCCGTTTATAGATGTGACTACCTCCCGGGAGGAACACGTTTATATTAAAAAAGAAGATGGTTTACTGGAAAGAAAGATAACCCGTATGCGTCCCGGTACGGTGGGCATTTGTGCTGCAATAAAGCAAAAATATAATGTAGATACTATTCCGCACGTGCTTTGTGGTGGTTTTACTCGTGAGGAAACCGAGTATTTATTGGTAGATTGTCATTATCTGGGTATAGAAAATGTAATGGCTTTGCGTGGGGATGCCATGAAACACCAACGTTATTTTGAACCTACTCATGGCGGGAACTGTTTTGCCAGTGAGTTGGTAGCACAAATTAAAGATTTGGGAGAAGGAAAATATCTAAACGAAGTTATTGAATCTGATAATAACGCCGATTTTTGTATTGGAGTGGCCGGTTACCCAGAAAAACACCTGGAATCCCCATCATTGCAAACCGATTTAAAAAGGTTGAAAACAAAGATTGATGCCGGGGCAGATTATGTGGTTACTCAAATGTTTTTTAATAACAAAGCATACTTTGATTTTGTAGATCAGGCAAGGGAAGCAGGAATCACTGTGCCTATAATTCCAGGGATAAAACCCATAGCCGTTAAAAGGCATCTACAATTATTGCCTCAGGTTTTTAGCATAGATATGCCTGAAGAATTAATTAGAAATGTTGAATCCTGTAAAAATAATGCTGAGGTTAGAAAAGTTGGTATTGAATGGGCTATAGCACAATCTAAGGAGCTGAAAGCTGCTGGAGTTCCTGTTTTACATTACTATTCTATGGGAAGAAGTACCAATATTCAGAAAATTGCCGAGGCGGTTTTTTAA
- the rsgA gene encoding ribosome small subunit-dependent GTPase A has translation MKGTVYKSTGSWYQVKSEAGTFYDCRIKGKFRIKGIKSTNPVAVGDRVEFDIEDKEGAEQGVIKKIDERENYIIRKSVNLSKQTHIIAANIDQVFLLVTLNNPPTLTTFIDRFLVTAEAYHVKAVLLFNKVDSYNEDELVEIKYLAAIYRNAGYDCIGISATTGKNVDKVKDMMLGKTSMFAGHSGTGKSTLINAIEPGLNLKTSQISEQHKQGQHTTTFAEMFDLTFDARIIDTPGIKGFGVVEIEREELGNYFPEFFKVKQDCKFHNCLHLEEPKCAVKDALEEGSIAWSRYKSYLQILEGEEDNYRTDIYPKK, from the coding sequence ATGAAAGGAACCGTTTATAAATCTACCGGAAGCTGGTACCAGGTGAAAAGTGAGGCGGGAACGTTTTATGATTGCCGAATCAAAGGAAAATTCAGAATTAAAGGTATTAAAAGTACCAATCCTGTTGCTGTGGGTGACCGCGTAGAATTTGATATTGAAGATAAGGAAGGAGCAGAGCAGGGAGTGATTAAAAAGATTGATGAACGAGAGAATTATATTATTCGGAAATCGGTTAACCTTTCTAAGCAAACCCATATTATCGCGGCCAATATAGACCAGGTTTTTTTACTGGTTACCCTTAATAATCCGCCCACGCTTACCACTTTTATAGACCGATTTCTGGTTACTGCTGAAGCTTACCATGTAAAGGCGGTGTTGCTTTTCAATAAAGTTGATAGCTATAACGAAGACGAGTTGGTAGAGATCAAATATCTCGCCGCAATTTATAGAAATGCGGGTTACGATTGTATAGGGATTTCAGCAACTACCGGTAAAAATGTAGATAAAGTTAAGGATATGATGCTGGGCAAAACCAGTATGTTTGCCGGCCATAGTGGAACGGGAAAATCTACTTTGATCAATGCGATTGAACCGGGTTTAAATTTAAAAACTTCCCAGATTTCTGAACAGCATAAGCAGGGACAACATACCACTACTTTTGCAGAAATGTTTGATCTTACTTTTGATGCAAGAATTATTGACACCCCGGGAATTAAAGGTTTTGGTGTGGTAGAAATTGAACGTGAAGAATTGGGTAATTATTTTCCTGAATTCTTTAAAGTTAAACAAGACTGTAAATTTCATAATTGTTTACACCTGGAAGAGCCAAAATGCGCTGTAAAGGACGCCCTGGAAGAAGGTTCTATTGCCTGGAGCCGTTATAAAAGTTATCTCCAGATTTTAGAAGGGGAGGAAGACAATTATAGAACAGATATTTATCCAAAAAAATGA
- a CDS encoding prephenate dehydratase — protein sequence MEKIIAIQGVQGSFHHLVAQEYYHQEVKVLECMSFAELTKSLLKGEANEGVMAIENSIAGSILPNYALIDENNLKVVGEHYIPIDMNFMAMPGQKIENIKKVYSHPMALLQCKEFFKKHPHIKLIEDADTAEVARRISEKGSTKVAAVASKAAARLFGLEILAESIHTKKSNATRFLIISTKKKEPNGDKIDKASLKFELESKRGSLVSVLNILRDFDLDMTKIQSMPIIEFPWKYSFFIDVTFEDYAEFQKAMDILEVMTERLTILGTYKNSL from the coding sequence ATGGAGAAAATTATTGCAATTCAGGGAGTGCAGGGGTCATTTCATCATTTGGTGGCCCAGGAATATTACCACCAGGAGGTTAAGGTTTTAGAATGCATGTCTTTTGCTGAACTAACCAAAAGCCTTTTAAAGGGTGAAGCTAATGAAGGTGTGATGGCTATAGAAAATTCTATTGCGGGCTCGATTCTACCAAATTATGCACTTATAGATGAAAATAATCTAAAAGTGGTAGGTGAGCATTATATCCCGATAGATATGAATTTTATGGCAATGCCGGGACAAAAAATAGAGAACATTAAAAAGGTCTATTCGCATCCCATGGCGCTTTTGCAGTGCAAGGAATTCTTTAAAAAGCATCCGCATATTAAATTAATTGAAGATGCCGATACCGCGGAAGTTGCCAGGAGAATTTCAGAAAAAGGAAGTACAAAAGTTGCGGCGGTGGCCAGTAAAGCTGCAGCGCGGTTATTCGGACTGGAAATTTTAGCAGAAAGCATTCATACCAAGAAAAGCAATGCGACGCGTTTTTTGATTATTAGCACCAAAAAGAAAGAGCCAAATGGCGATAAAATAGATAAAGCTTCTTTAAAGTTTGAACTGGAAAGTAAGCGTGGCAGCCTGGTTTCAGTATTAAATATCTTAAGGGATTTTGACCTGGATATGACTAAGATACAGAGTATGCCTATTATAGAATTTCCGTGGAAATATTCATTTTTTATCGATGTAACTTTTGAAGACTATGCAGAATTCCAAAAAGCAATGGATATTTTGGAAGTAATGACCGAGCGATTAACAATTTTAGGAACCTACAAAAACAGTTTGTAA
- a CDS encoding prephenate dehydrogenase, whose translation MKVQIIGIGLIGGSFALDIKSAFPEAEIYGSDANDKNLKKAKELRIIDHFSKMEDVPHADVVLVAVPVDVANKVVTEVLDLVGENTLVFDAGSTKSGLCKEIANHQNRRNFLAAHPIAGTEFSGPEAAISNLYRNKTNIICEVEKTAFKLQERALDIFQKLGMRIRYMDPVSHDRHIAYVSHLSHISSFMLGKTVLEKERNERDIFDLAGSGFASTVRLAKSSPAMWSPIFKENKENVLETLTEYINNLTHFKDLLENDDFQEVYNEMQRTNHIKSILNGIN comes from the coding sequence ATGAAAGTTCAAATAATAGGAATAGGACTTATAGGCGGCTCTTTTGCGCTGGATATTAAATCGGCTTTTCCCGAAGCGGAAATCTATGGGAGCGATGCCAATGATAAAAACCTAAAAAAAGCGAAGGAGCTCAGGATTATAGATCATTTTTCGAAAATGGAAGATGTTCCACACGCCGATGTTGTTTTGGTGGCTGTTCCGGTAGATGTTGCCAATAAAGTGGTAACTGAAGTTTTAGATTTGGTAGGTGAAAACACCCTGGTTTTTGATGCCGGTTCTACCAAATCGGGACTTTGTAAAGAGATCGCGAATCATCAAAACAGAAGGAATTTTTTAGCGGCCCATCCTATTGCAGGAACCGAGTTTTCCGGGCCCGAAGCGGCAATTTCTAACCTGTATAGGAATAAAACAAATATAATTTGTGAAGTTGAAAAAACAGCTTTTAAACTTCAGGAGCGGGCGCTTGATATTTTTCAGAAACTGGGAATGAGAATTCGATATATGGATCCAGTTTCCCACGATAGGCATATTGCTTATGTTTCACATTTATCTCATATAAGCTCGTTTATGTTGGGGAAAACAGTTTTGGAAAAAGAGCGAAACGAGCGCGATATTTTTGATTTGGCAGGCAGTGGATTTGCTTCTACGGTAAGACTTGCAAAAAGTTCTCCGGCAATGTGGTCTCCGATATTCAAAGAAAATAAAGAGAATGTGTTAGAAACTTTAACTGAATATATTAATAATCTTACGCATTTTAAAGACTTGCTGGAAAATGATGATTTCCAGGAAGTTTATAATGAAATGCAACGCACCAATCATATCAAATCAATTTTAAACGGAATAAATTAA
- a CDS encoding nucleotide pyrophosphohydrolase — translation MDIENAQKAVDDWINEHGVRYFNELTNMAQLTEEVGEVARIIARRYGEQSEKESDKDKDLGEELADVMFVVLCLANQTGVNLQEAFDKKLDIKTKRDHDRHHNNEKLK, via the coding sequence ATGGACATAGAAAACGCTCAAAAAGCTGTAGACGATTGGATAAATGAACACGGAGTTCGGTATTTTAACGAACTTACCAATATGGCGCAACTTACCGAAGAAGTAGGCGAAGTTGCCCGAATTATCGCGCGCCGTTATGGAGAGCAAAGCGAAAAAGAATCAGATAAAGATAAAGATTTAGGAGAAGAGCTTGCAGATGTGATGTTTGTAGTGCTTTGTCTTGCCAATCAAACGGGAGTTAATCTCCAGGAAGCTTTTGATAAAAAACTAGATATTAAAACAAAAAGAGATCACGACAGGCATCATAATAACGAAAAGTTAAAATAA
- a CDS encoding bifunctional 3-deoxy-7-phosphoheptulonate synthase/chorismate mutase type II: protein MENNKEQRKWLDDFGLDHPLVIAGPCSAETEEQVLKIAHQLKDTDATVLRAGIWKPRTRPGNFEGVGALGLKWLKKAKEETGMMTTTEVANANHVDLALENDVDILWIGARTTVSPFIVQDIADALKGTDKTVLVKNPVNPDLSLWLGAVERFHTADIKNLGVIHRGFSAYEKTKYRNNPEWQIAIELQNKFPDLPLILDPSHIAGRRDIIFDLCQTALDLNYDGLMVETHHTPDDAWSDAAQQITPATLVQIMKDLKIRKEVSESEEFQNKLSTLRAKIDVADNQLIELLSKRMKISDEIGQVKKSQNVSVLQTKRWNEILGNMVLEGEQHGLSEEFILRLFKAVHQESINHQEKIMKA, encoded by the coding sequence ATGGAAAACAACAAAGAACAAAGAAAGTGGCTAGACGATTTCGGATTAGATCATCCGTTGGTAATCGCTGGCCCTTGTAGCGCTGAAACCGAAGAGCAGGTTTTAAAGATCGCTCACCAATTAAAAGATACCGATGCCACTGTTTTACGTGCCGGAATCTGGAAACCCAGAACAAGACCGGGAAATTTTGAAGGTGTTGGAGCGCTAGGTTTAAAATGGTTGAAAAAAGCCAAAGAAGAAACCGGGATGATGACGACCACCGAAGTTGCGAACGCAAACCACGTAGATCTTGCTTTAGAAAACGATGTTGATATTCTTTGGATTGGCGCCAGAACTACGGTTTCGCCGTTTATTGTTCAGGATATCGCTGATGCTCTTAAAGGCACCGATAAAACGGTTTTGGTGAAAAACCCGGTTAATCCAGACCTTTCACTTTGGTTGGGCGCGGTTGAAAGATTTCATACTGCCGATATTAAAAATTTAGGAGTAATTCACCGTGGATTTTCAGCTTACGAAAAAACGAAATACAGAAATAACCCTGAATGGCAGATCGCGATTGAGCTTCAGAATAAATTTCCAGATCTTCCGCTAATTTTAGATCCGTCGCATATTGCAGGGCGTAGAGACATTATTTTTGATCTTTGCCAGACAGCTTTAGATCTTAATTACGACGGACTTATGGTTGAGACCCACCACACTCCCGATGATGCCTGGAGTGACGCTGCACAGCAAATCACCCCCGCAACACTTGTTCAGATTATGAAAGATTTGAAGATTAGAAAAGAGGTTTCAGAAAGTGAAGAATTTCAGAATAAACTGAGCACTTTAAGAGCTAAAATTGATGTAGCCGATAATCAATTGATCGAGCTACTTTCAAAAAGAATGAAAATTTCAGACGAAATTGGACAGGTGAAAAAATCACAGAATGTTTCTGTTTTACAAACGAAAAGATGGAACGAAATTCTTGGGAATATGGTATTAGAAGGAGAACAGCACGGATTAAGCGAAGAATTTATTCTGCGTTTGTTTAAAGCGGTTCACCAGGAATCCATTAACCACCAGGAAAAAATTATGAAAGCTTAA
- the dtd gene encoding D-aminoacyl-tRNA deacylase, protein MRVVLQRVSKASVQINHEINAVMRKGLLILLGIEAEDTQEDIDWLCNKIVKMRIFNDENDAMNLSLLDVDGDAIVVSQFTLHASTKKGNRPGFIKAAKPDIAIPLYEKFIKKLEESLGKPVGTGKFGADMKVELINDGPVTISIDSKQRE, encoded by the coding sequence ATGAGAGTAGTTTTACAAAGGGTTTCAAAAGCTTCGGTACAAATAAACCACGAGATCAACGCCGTGATGCGTAAAGGCCTTTTAATTTTACTGGGAATAGAGGCAGAAGATACCCAGGAAGATATAGACTGGCTTTGTAACAAAATTGTAAAAATGCGCATTTTTAATGATGAAAATGATGCGATGAATCTTTCTTTATTAGACGTAGATGGCGATGCCATTGTTGTAAGTCAGTTTACTTTACACGCTTCTACAAAAAAGGGAAACCGCCCAGGTTTTATAAAAGCAGCAAAGCCAGATATTGCTATTCCGCTTTATGAAAAATTCATTAAAAAACTGGAAGAATCTTTAGGGAAACCGGTAGGAACGGGAAAATTTGGCGCCGATATGAAAGTGGAATTAATTAACGACGGGCCGGTAACAATAAGTATAGATTCAAAACAAAGGGAATAA
- a CDS encoding pyridoxal phosphate-dependent aminotransferase encodes MIEQAKRLSNVKEYYFSTKLKEVRAMAAAGKDIINLGIGSPDLAPPTQVISALNEALVNTGAHQYQPYKGTPDFRNAIAKFYQNHYQVSLDAETEILPLMGSKEGITHISMAFLNEGDEVLIPNPGYPTYSSVTELVGAKAVFYDLNAEGNWLPNLEELAKKDLSRVKLMWVNYPHMPTGASANKTLFDDLVKFGKENNILIVNDNPYSFILNDNPKSILKAEGAKDVVLELNSLSKSFNMAGWRIGMLCGSEKNLNTVLKVKTNMDSGMFYPLQAGAAAALRLNGDWFSAQNKVYQSRKEKVLELAEALQCEPEKDQTGMFVWAKVPKGTNAEAFVDFLLNKYHIFTAPGFIFGSNGEGYIRFSLCATEENINRAIKRIQ; translated from the coding sequence ATGATAGAGCAGGCCAAAAGGTTGAGCAACGTAAAAGAATACTATTTTTCCACAAAATTGAAGGAAGTGCGTGCAATGGCAGCTGCCGGGAAAGATATTATAAATCTTGGTATTGGCAGCCCAGATTTGGCGCCACCAACACAGGTGATTTCGGCTTTAAACGAAGCCCTTGTAAATACCGGTGCTCACCAATATCAGCCTTATAAAGGCACACCCGATTTTAGAAATGCTATCGCCAAATTTTATCAAAATCATTACCAGGTTTCTTTGGATGCAGAGACCGAGATCCTTCCGCTTATGGGAAGTAAAGAGGGAATCACCCATATTTCTATGGCTTTTTTAAATGAAGGTGATGAGGTACTTATCCCAAATCCCGGGTATCCAACTTATTCTTCGGTTACTGAACTTGTGGGCGCAAAAGCAGTTTTTTATGATCTAAATGCTGAAGGAAATTGGTTGCCGAATTTAGAAGAATTGGCGAAGAAAGATCTGAGCAGGGTAAAACTAATGTGGGTTAATTATCCGCATATGCCTACAGGAGCCTCGGCTAATAAAACGCTTTTTGATGATTTGGTGAAGTTTGGAAAGGAAAATAACATCCTAATTGTAAACGATAATCCATACAGTTTTATCCTGAACGACAATCCCAAAAGTATTTTAAAAGCTGAAGGAGCGAAAGACGTGGTTTTAGAACTGAATTCCTTAAGTAAAAGTTTTAATATGGCCGGCTGGCGAATAGGAATGCTCTGTGGAAGCGAGAAAAACCTAAACACGGTTTTAAAAGTAAAAACCAACATGGATAGCGGAATGTTTTATCCGCTACAAGCTGGAGCGGCAGCTGCTTTACGCTTAAACGGAGATTGGTTTTCTGCCCAAAATAAAGTTTATCAAAGCAGAAAAGAAAAAGTACTGGAGCTTGCTGAAGCTTTACAATGTGAACCTGAAAAAGATCAAACAGGAATGTTTGTTTGGGCAAAGGTTCCAAAGGGCACAAACGCTGAAGCTTTTGTAGATTTTCTGCTAAATAAATATCACATTTTTACCGCGCCGGGTTTTATTTTTGGTAGTAATGGCGAAGGTTACATTCGGTTTTCACTTTGCGCTACGGAAGAAAATATAAACCGGGCAATTAAACGGATACAATAA
- the gldA gene encoding gliding motility-associated ABC transporter ATP-binding subunit GldA: MSIHVEGISKFYGEQKALDSVSFKLNKGEIVGFLGPNGAGKSTLMKILTGYLSASEGKAEINGISLEDDLHKIQQQIGYLPEHNPLYTEMYVREYLEFHTKVYKTDKSRIEEVIELTGLKPEANKKIEQLSKGYRQRVGLATALLHDPQVLILDEPTTGLDPNQLVEIRNLIKNIGKEKSGKTIFLSTHIMQEVEAVCDRVIIINKGKIVADKNLKNLREENEQVILVEFDYRVEEIALQKMPHLLSAKNVGGFAYELTFDTKKDMRPVVFDFAHDNGLKTLQLNQKTKNLESLFAELTQK; this comes from the coding sequence ATGTCTATTCATGTTGAAGGAATTTCAAAATTTTATGGCGAACAAAAAGCGCTGGATTCAGTTTCTTTTAAGCTGAACAAAGGAGAGATTGTTGGTTTTTTGGGCCCAAACGGTGCCGGAAAATCTACTTTAATGAAGATCCTTACCGGTTATCTTTCTGCATCAGAAGGTAAAGCTGAAATAAATGGAATTTCTCTTGAAGACGATTTACATAAAATTCAGCAGCAAATTGGCTATTTGCCGGAGCATAATCCACTATACACTGAAATGTACGTGCGAGAATATTTGGAATTCCATACCAAAGTTTATAAAACCGATAAATCACGCATAGAAGAAGTTATAGAACTTACCGGCCTAAAACCGGAAGCCAATAAAAAGATAGAGCAGCTCTCTAAAGGATATCGGCAACGTGTTGGGCTGGCAACGGCATTGCTTCACGATCCACAGGTTTTGATCTTAGATGAACCTACCACGGGATTAGATCCCAATCAATTAGTGGAAATCCGGAATCTTATTAAGAATATTGGAAAGGAAAAATCGGGAAAAACCATATTTCTTTCCACTCACATTATGCAGGAAGTTGAAGCTGTTTGCGATAGGGTGATCATCATCAATAAAGGAAAGATAGTTGCCGATAAAAATTTAAAAAATTTACGCGAAGAAAATGAACAGGTGATTTTAGTGGAATTCGACTACCGCGTTGAAGAAATCGCGCTCCAAAAAATGCCACATTTACTTTCAGCAAAAAATGTTGGTGGATTTGCCTATGAACTCACTTTTGACACCAAAAAAGATATGCGTCCTGTAGTATTCGATTTTGCCCATGACAACGGATTAAAAACACTCCAGTTAAATCAAAAAACGAAAAATTTAGAAAGTTTGTTTGCGGAACTTACTCAAAAATAA
- a CDS encoding head GIN domain-containing protein, with amino-acid sequence MRKQIFSILILIFVFLGCDSEEVPTCVKTSGEIIFEEFSVDSFEEIIVYERVKLFIEQGDEYKVKIETGENLRENVFAEVENNRLQLRNENSCNLFRDYEITKIYVTTPTLNWLQNSSGSAIESVGTLNFPELWLRSFNQERDPNIHTNGDFILDLEVENLRITNDNISNYFLTGNAENVNLFFANGDGRLEAEDLIVQHYDILHRGTNKLIINPQQSLKGDIFGFGDIISKNRPTEVDIEEHYTGRLIFE; translated from the coding sequence ATGAGAAAGCAAATTTTCAGCATATTGATATTGATTTTTGTCTTTTTAGGATGTGATTCTGAAGAAGTACCAACCTGTGTAAAGACGTCCGGGGAAATTATTTTTGAAGAGTTTAGCGTAGATTCCTTTGAAGAAATTATAGTTTATGAACGTGTAAAACTTTTTATTGAACAGGGCGATGAATATAAAGTGAAGATCGAAACTGGAGAAAATCTTCGTGAAAATGTATTTGCTGAAGTAGAAAATAACCGACTTCAACTACGGAATGAAAATTCCTGTAACCTTTTTCGGGATTACGAGATCACCAAAATTTATGTAACTACGCCAACTTTAAACTGGTTGCAAAATAGCAGTGGTAGTGCTATTGAAAGTGTTGGCACCCTAAATTTCCCAGAGCTTTGGTTGCGATCTTTTAACCAGGAGCGCGACCCGAATATTCATACTAATGGCGATTTCATCCTTGATCTTGAGGTTGAAAATCTAAGAATTACCAACGATAATATTTCTAATTATTTTCTAACCGGAAATGCAGAAAATGTAAACCTCTTTTTTGCAAATGGTGATGGCAGGCTGGAAGCCGAAGATTTAATCGTTCAGCATTACGACATTTTACATCGAGGCACCAACAAATTAATTATCAATCCGCAGCAATCTTTGAAGGGCGATATTTTTGGTTTTGGAGATATAATTTCAAAAAACCGTCCAACAGAGGTTGATATTGAAGAACACTACACCGGCCGACTTATTTTTGAGTAA
- a CDS encoding acyloxyacyl hydrolase, translating to MKKITALIFLFSIYNSSAQEPGKNYYSFDASYFYGTIAEHNPDIAHLITGHPTGLILGFNKKSFGLEDWEKRYNYPDVGASFTYQDMKNPNLGENYGLYAHMNFYLFKRNLMFRIGQGLAYASNPYHPDDNYKNNAYGSRLLSSTYLMANYKKENIFEGLGVQAGLSLIHYSNADFKSPNASTNTITFNLGVNYALDHQNQSNYIPKGSQEKYTEPINFNFALRSGVNTMGIIGSKQYPFLTFSAYADKVLNHKSTLQAGTEVFFSKAMEERIYYQSVAFPSGNTTGDEDSKRVGVFVGHQLNFNKLSVITHLGYYAYYPYEHFVDQLYNRVGLQRKITENLWASLTVRSHYANAEAVEISIGYRL from the coding sequence ATGAAGAAAATTACTGCCCTTATTTTTCTTTTCAGCATTTATAATAGTTCTGCCCAGGAACCCGGGAAGAATTATTATTCTTTTGATGCCAGCTATTTTTACGGAACAATTGCCGAACACAATCCCGATATCGCTCATTTAATTACCGGGCATCCTACGGGTTTAATTCTTGGTTTTAATAAAAAAAGCTTCGGATTGGAAGATTGGGAAAAGCGTTATAATTATCCCGATGTTGGCGCTTCTTTTACCTATCAGGATATGAAAAATCCCAACTTAGGTGAAAATTACGGACTCTATGCGCATATGAATTTCTACCTTTTCAAAAGAAATTTAATGTTTAGAATAGGGCAGGGGCTTGCATATGCTTCCAATCCATATCACCCAGATGATAATTATAAAAATAATGCCTACGGTTCGCGCTTGCTAAGTTCCACTTACCTGATGGCGAATTATAAAAAGGAAAATATTTTTGAAGGTTTGGGAGTGCAGGCCGGGCTTTCCTTGATTCATTATTCCAACGCCGATTTTAAATCGCCTAATGCCAGCACAAATACTATCACCTTTAACCTGGGCGTAAATTATGCTTTAGACCATCAAAACCAGTCTAATTATATTCCAAAAGGCTCACAAGAAAAATATACAGAACCCATTAATTTTAATTTTGCATTACGAAGCGGCGTTAATACGATGGGAATTATTGGTTCTAAACAGTATCCGTTTTTAACCTTTTCAGCTTATGCCGATAAGGTGCTTAATCATAAAAGTACGCTTCAGGCGGGAACTGAAGTTTTCTTTTCCAAAGCTATGGAAGAACGTATTTATTATCAGTCGGTAGCTTTTCCTTCCGGAAATACCACCGGGGATGAAGATTCTAAACGGGTTGGGGTTTTTGTTGGGCATCAGCTAAATTTCAATAAGTTATCGGTGATCACACATTTGGGATATTATGCGTATTATCCATACGAGCATTTTGTAGATCAGCTGTATAACAGGGTTGGTCTGCAAAGAAAAATCACCGAAAATCTTTGGGCTTCACTTACAGTACGTTCCCATTATGCGAATGCCGAGGCCGTAGAAATTTCAATTGGATATCGACTATGA